In Tsuneonella amylolytica, one genomic interval encodes:
- the dprA gene encoding DNA-processing protein DprA: protein MTLSQVEAFARIRLLRSPNIGPVSYRQLLRRFGTAEAAIEALPNLARRGGRAYSAAPAERIAEEISQVRRARAKYLFHDQPDYPPLLAEIESAPPILTVRGSVALAARPCVAMVGARNASAAAVKLAREFGGALAEAGFTVVSGLARGIDGAAHDGSLPATIGVIASGIDIAYPPQHRALQDRIAEEGLLVAEQPPGTEPRGSHFPSRNRIIAGLASGTLVVEAAPKSGSLITARLAAEAGREVMAIPGSPLEGRATGCNQLIRDGAVLVQAPDDVIELLSGFDGKPRSTFREAAQAYVFETDELADAEPADVAGLLTTAPVPVDELIRQSGEPPASVQLALLELEIAGRLVRHAGGRVSLAA, encoded by the coding sequence GTGACCCTGTCGCAGGTAGAAGCGTTCGCACGCATCCGGCTGCTGCGGTCGCCCAACATCGGGCCGGTCAGCTACCGCCAGCTCCTGCGCCGGTTCGGCACGGCGGAGGCCGCGATCGAGGCGCTGCCGAATCTCGCCCGCCGCGGGGGCCGTGCCTACAGCGCCGCGCCGGCCGAGCGCATCGCCGAGGAAATCTCGCAGGTCCGCCGGGCGCGGGCCAAGTACCTGTTCCACGACCAGCCCGATTATCCGCCGCTCCTGGCCGAAATAGAGAGCGCGCCGCCTATCCTGACGGTGCGTGGGTCGGTCGCGCTCGCGGCGCGGCCTTGTGTCGCGATGGTGGGCGCGCGCAACGCCAGCGCTGCCGCCGTGAAGCTCGCGCGCGAATTCGGGGGAGCGCTGGCGGAGGCGGGCTTCACCGTGGTATCGGGCCTCGCCCGTGGGATCGACGGCGCGGCGCACGATGGCTCGCTGCCCGCCACGATCGGGGTGATCGCGAGCGGCATCGACATCGCCTATCCGCCGCAGCACCGGGCGTTGCAGGACCGGATCGCCGAAGAAGGCCTGCTGGTCGCGGAACAGCCGCCCGGGACCGAGCCGCGCGGCAGTCATTTCCCCAGCCGCAACCGCATTATCGCGGGGCTCGCCAGCGGCACGCTGGTGGTCGAGGCCGCACCCAAGTCCGGATCGCTCATCACCGCGCGGCTCGCCGCCGAAGCGGGGCGCGAGGTCATGGCGATACCCGGCAGCCCCCTCGAAGGCCGCGCCACGGGGTGCAACCAGCTGATCCGCGACGGGGCGGTCCTCGTTCAGGCGCCGGACGATGTCATCGAGTTGCTGTCGGGCTTCGACGGGAAGCCGCGCTCGACCTTCCGCGAGGCGGCGCAGGCCTACGTCTTCGAGACCGACGAACTGGCGGATGCGGAGCCCGCCGACGTCGCCGGCCTGCTAACGACCGCGCCGGTGCCGGTCGACGAACTCATCCGCCAGTCGGGCGAGCCGCCCGCTTCCGTCCAGCTTGCTCTGCTGGAACTGGAGATCGCCGGCCGGCTTGTTCGCCATGCAGGGGGCCGCGTGTCGCTCGCCGCTTGA
- the plsY gene encoding glycerol-3-phosphate 1-O-acyltransferase PlsY — protein MQTDFIIAAIAGYLLGSIPFGLILTRAFGAGDVRQIGSGSIGATNVLRTGRKGLAAATVLLDAGKGVAAVLLAAALWPGTEGVAAVAAIVGHCFPIWLRFKGGKGFATAAGVLLALHWPSFLICAAIWAATVFASRMSSVASLTAVTFAPVVVWALDRADLVPALIAVAIVVWFQHRANIGRLMRGEEPRIGAK, from the coding sequence TTGCAGACAGATTTCATCATCGCGGCCATCGCCGGCTACCTGCTCGGCTCGATCCCCTTCGGCCTGATCCTGACGCGGGCGTTCGGGGCGGGCGACGTCCGGCAGATCGGGTCGGGCAGCATCGGGGCGACCAACGTGCTGCGTACGGGGCGCAAGGGGTTGGCCGCAGCCACCGTGCTGCTCGACGCGGGCAAGGGCGTGGCGGCGGTGCTGCTGGCCGCCGCGCTGTGGCCGGGGACCGAAGGCGTGGCGGCGGTCGCGGCGATCGTCGGCCACTGCTTCCCCATCTGGCTGCGGTTCAAGGGCGGCAAGGGCTTCGCCACCGCGGCAGGCGTGCTGCTGGCGCTGCATTGGCCCTCGTTCCTGATCTGCGCGGCGATCTGGGCCGCGACAGTGTTCGCCAGCCGGATGTCTTCGGTCGCCTCGCTGACGGCGGTCACCTTTGCGCCGGTCGTGGTCTGGGCGCTGGACCGGGCCGATCTCGTCCCCGCGCTGATCGCGGTGGCGATCGTCGTGTGGTTCCAGCACCGCGCCAACATCGGCCGCCTGATGCGCGGGGAAGAACCGCGGATCGGCGCGAAGTGA
- the murI gene encoding glutamate racemase gives MDASAPILLFDSGVGGLTVLTRLREVLPGAPVIYAADTAGLPYGEKTEAEIAARVAGLLGVLTERYKPRLACIACNTASTIALGMVRDVLAIPIVGTVPAIKPAAAMTRTGTIGLLGTGATIRQAYVDNLEAEFAADKRLVRHAAPGLVTAAEAKLRGERVDPAAISAAVAGLVERAGPDLDTVVLACTHFPLLADELTKAFGPGVRFVDGAAGIARRVAHLVAGQPLERSRPDFAVFTGPVPAAECLAPYGLDHTERI, from the coding sequence TTGGACGCTTCCGCCCCCATCCTCCTGTTCGATTCGGGCGTCGGCGGCCTCACCGTGCTGACCCGGCTGCGCGAGGTGTTGCCCGGCGCGCCGGTGATCTACGCCGCCGACACCGCCGGCCTGCCCTACGGCGAGAAAACCGAGGCCGAGATCGCCGCCCGTGTCGCCGGCCTGCTCGGCGTGCTCACCGAGCGATACAAACCGCGGCTCGCCTGCATCGCCTGCAACACCGCCAGCACGATCGCGCTCGGCATGGTGCGCGACGTGCTCGCCATCCCGATCGTCGGGACGGTCCCGGCGATCAAGCCCGCTGCGGCGATGACACGCACCGGCACGATCGGGCTGCTGGGGACCGGGGCGACCATCCGGCAAGCCTACGTCGACAACCTCGAGGCCGAGTTCGCCGCCGACAAGCGCCTCGTCCGTCATGCCGCGCCGGGTCTCGTGACGGCAGCCGAAGCAAAGCTGCGCGGAGAGCGGGTCGATCCCGCGGCGATCTCGGCCGCGGTCGCGGGCCTCGTCGAGCGAGCCGGGCCCGACCTCGACACCGTCGTGCTCGCCTGCACCCATTTTCCGCTCCTCGCGGACGAATTGACGAAGGCATTCGGCCCCGGCGTACGGTTCGTCGACGGCGCCGCCGGGATCGCCCGGCGGGTCGCGCACCTGGTTGCAGGACAGCCGTTGGAACGTTCCCGCCCGGACTTCGCGGTCTTCACCGGCCCGGTGCCGGCCGCCGAATGCCTGGCGCCCTACGGCCTCGATCACACCGAGCGGATTTAG
- the hemA gene encoding 5-aminolevulinate synthase — protein sequence MNYDLVFDQAIDRLHAEGRYRVFIDILRNKGAFPNARCFAGHNGPKPVTVWCSNDYLAMGQHPKVIEAMEAALHDVGAGSGGTRNIGGNTHYHIQLEEELADLHSKEAALIFTSGYVSNDATLSTLAKLLPGCVIFSDELNHASMIAGIRNSGAEKRVFRHNDIAHLEELLAAEDPAVPKLIAFESVYSMDGDVAPIHAICDLADKYNALTYIDEVHAVGMYGKRGGGISERDDAAQRIDIIEGTLGKAFGVMGGYIAADRKIVDCIRSYAPGFIFTTSLSPVLVAGVLASVRHLKQSSEERDGQQAAAARLKVMFAEAGLPVMASTTHIVPLMVGDPVRAKKISDILLAEYGVYVQPINFPTVPRGTERLRFTPGPSHDEGMMRDLTQALVEIWDRLELEFRKAA from the coding sequence ATGAACTACGACCTCGTTTTCGACCAGGCGATCGACCGCCTCCATGCCGAGGGGCGCTACCGCGTCTTCATCGACATCCTGCGCAACAAGGGCGCGTTCCCCAACGCGCGCTGCTTCGCGGGGCACAACGGGCCCAAGCCGGTCACCGTGTGGTGTTCGAACGATTATCTCGCCATGGGCCAGCACCCCAAGGTGATCGAGGCGATGGAAGCGGCGCTGCACGATGTCGGCGCGGGCAGCGGCGGCACACGCAACATCGGCGGCAACACGCACTACCACATCCAGCTCGAGGAAGAGCTCGCCGACCTCCACAGCAAGGAAGCGGCGCTGATCTTCACCAGCGGGTACGTCTCGAACGATGCCACGCTGTCGACGCTGGCCAAGCTTCTACCGGGCTGCGTGATTTTTTCCGACGAACTCAACCACGCCAGCATGATTGCCGGCATCCGCAATTCGGGCGCCGAAAAGCGCGTGTTCCGCCACAACGACATAGCGCATCTCGAAGAACTGCTCGCTGCCGAAGACCCGGCCGTGCCCAAGCTGATCGCGTTCGAAAGCGTCTATTCGATGGACGGCGACGTCGCCCCGATTCACGCGATCTGCGACCTTGCCGACAAGTACAATGCGCTGACCTACATCGACGAGGTCCACGCGGTCGGCATGTACGGCAAGCGCGGCGGGGGCATTTCCGAACGCGATGACGCGGCGCAGCGGATCGACATCATCGAAGGGACGCTGGGCAAGGCGTTCGGCGTGATGGGCGGCTACATCGCCGCCGACCGGAAGATCGTCGATTGCATCCGCAGCTATGCGCCGGGCTTCATCTTCACCACCTCGCTCAGCCCGGTGCTGGTCGCGGGCGTCCTCGCCTCGGTCCGCCACCTCAAGCAGTCGAGCGAGGAGCGCGATGGTCAGCAGGCCGCCGCCGCCCGCCTCAAGGTGATGTTCGCCGAAGCCGGTTTGCCGGTGATGGCCAGCACCACCCACATCGTCCCGCTGATGGTCGGCGACCCGGTGCGTGCGAAGAAGATCAGCGACATCCTGCTCGCCGAATACGGCGTGTATGTTCAGCCGATCAATTTCCCGACCGTGCCGCGCGGAACCGAGCGCCTGCGCTTCACCCCCGGCCCCTCGCACGACGAAGGCATGATGCGCGACCTGACCCAGGCACTGGTCGAGATCTGGGACCGTCTGGAACTCGAGTTCCGCAAGGCCGCCTGA
- a CDS encoding sensor histidine kinase, with protein sequence MAFALVLFALAFTNWWWDYRLAWPSLVLDVVAFLAAVYFTEGVNDDFTSPFLAFFAYLMLVTTIRWNWRVTAATGIAVTALYLLVGLGLAGAEIEFDNLRFGRRISYMLVLTLILIWFGLQRREQNVGRFIYGGEGSHETQPPLEESLGYAIEQTGAQSGAIAWIDREEPHVLVRTTGVVTPISGDAATDLAPDTATGDRIRLVSADRRRSLRASRRGRPVASERDNREFLADRLGMGTFVAIPFETPAGRGELLMSGIPGVCVDHVQIGGLIAREVEGAFHRHASLQLAQETALARTRDALARDLHDSVAQSLAGAALRLEGLRKWIAAGHDPEPEIAQIKDALRSEQVQVRDLIERLRDPLPAMPPQQVDLCQATGSLADELAVSWNVVIDCRCEEPVSVDGDLAHGMMQMLREAVANAVRHGGAGTLAVALAAAHNALVMTIDDDGTGFAADAGSDAPRSIRERTSRLGGTLTMRSGPAGTHLRIEVPLAERV encoded by the coding sequence GTGGCGTTCGCGCTCGTCCTCTTCGCGCTCGCATTCACGAACTGGTGGTGGGATTATCGGCTGGCCTGGCCTTCGCTGGTGCTCGACGTGGTTGCCTTCCTGGCCGCGGTTTATTTTACCGAGGGCGTGAACGACGACTTCACGAGCCCTTTCCTCGCCTTCTTCGCCTACCTGATGCTGGTGACGACGATCCGCTGGAACTGGCGGGTCACGGCGGCGACCGGGATAGCGGTGACGGCGTTGTACCTGCTCGTCGGGCTCGGACTGGCAGGAGCCGAGATCGAGTTCGACAACCTGCGCTTCGGACGGCGTATCTCGTACATGCTGGTCCTCACGCTTATTCTGATATGGTTCGGCTTGCAGCGGCGCGAACAGAATGTCGGTCGATTCATCTATGGCGGAGAGGGCTCGCACGAGACGCAGCCACCGCTCGAGGAATCGCTCGGGTATGCCATCGAACAAACCGGTGCGCAGAGCGGAGCGATCGCGTGGATCGATCGCGAAGAGCCCCACGTGCTTGTCCGCACCACGGGCGTGGTGACGCCGATTTCCGGCGATGCCGCCACGGACCTGGCCCCGGACACGGCCACCGGCGACCGCATACGCCTGGTCTCTGCCGACCGGCGGCGGTCCTTGCGCGCGAGCCGTCGGGGCCGCCCGGTCGCGTCCGAGCGGGACAACCGCGAGTTTTTGGCGGACCGGCTCGGCATGGGGACATTCGTCGCGATACCTTTCGAGACGCCCGCCGGTCGCGGCGAGTTGCTGATGTCCGGCATACCGGGCGTTTGCGTGGATCATGTTCAGATAGGCGGTCTGATCGCTCGGGAAGTCGAAGGTGCCTTCCACCGGCACGCATCGTTGCAACTGGCGCAGGAAACCGCGCTCGCCCGCACGCGGGATGCGCTGGCCCGGGACCTGCACGACAGCGTCGCCCAGTCTCTCGCGGGCGCCGCGCTCCGGCTGGAAGGCCTTCGCAAGTGGATCGCAGCCGGCCACGATCCGGAACCCGAGATCGCCCAGATAAAGGACGCGCTTCGGTCGGAACAGGTCCAGGTGCGGGACCTGATCGAGCGCTTGCGGGACCCCCTTCCCGCCATGCCGCCCCAGCAAGTCGACCTGTGCCAGGCGACGGGTTCGCTCGCCGACGAACTGGCAGTGAGCTGGAACGTCGTGATCGATTGCCGGTGCGAGGAACCCGTCAGTGTCGATGGCGACCTTGCCCACGGCATGATGCAGATGCTGCGGGAGGCGGTGGCCAATGCCGTGCGACACGGCGGGGCGGGCACCCTTGCGGTGGCGCTCGCGGCCGCGCACAACGCCCTCGTGATGACGATCGACGACGACGGAACCGGCTTCGCAGCGGATGCGGGCAGCGATGCACCGCGGTCCATACGCGAACGCACGTCGCGACTGGGCGGAACGCTCACGATGCGCAGCGGACCGGCTGGCACCCACCTGCGTATCGAGGTACCATTGGCGGAGAGAGTATGA
- a CDS encoding response regulator produces the protein MKSVLLADDHPFMRAGVESVLRGSAYELVAMVSDGDAALAEVAARDPDICIFDVRMPIRGGVAALEALRARGDRRPVVLLTGELDDRALYAATQAGVNGIVMKNGAEDSLLHCLDTVAAGGRSIDPAIIQRALDLTLSGGGADPLARLAPRERQISELVAKGMRNREIAERLSMSEGTVKVYLHGIYQKVGVENRTGLALLARDALPKDE, from the coding sequence ATGAAGAGTGTCCTGCTCGCGGACGACCATCCATTCATGCGGGCGGGTGTCGAATCAGTGCTCCGCGGTTCGGCCTACGAACTGGTGGCCATGGTGTCCGACGGCGATGCGGCGCTTGCGGAGGTCGCTGCCCGCGATCCCGACATCTGCATCTTCGACGTGCGCATGCCGATCCGCGGCGGTGTCGCCGCGCTGGAGGCCCTGCGCGCCAGGGGCGACCGGCGGCCCGTCGTCCTGCTGACCGGCGAACTCGACGATCGCGCGCTGTATGCAGCGACGCAGGCCGGGGTGAACGGTATCGTGATGAAGAACGGCGCCGAGGACTCGCTGCTCCATTGCCTCGACACGGTCGCTGCGGGCGGACGCTCGATCGATCCCGCGATCATCCAGCGCGCGCTCGATCTGACGCTGTCGGGCGGCGGCGCCGATCCGCTGGCAAGGCTCGCGCCGCGCGAACGCCAGATCTCGGAACTGGTCGCCAAGGGGATGCGCAACCGGGAAATCGCCGAGCGTCTGTCGATGAGCGAGGGAACTGTGAAGGTGTACCTCCACGGCATCTACCAGAAAGTTGGAGTGGAAAACCGCACCGGGCTGGCGCTGCTCGCGCGCGACGCGTTGCCCAAGGATGAGTGA
- a CDS encoding putative bifunctional diguanylate cyclase/phosphodiesterase: MSVRSLFSRASVETPVSLTSDGLRHAILDDFEATGINWIWASDADGVLSYLSPAAAEALDMPLASLLGQPISALFETDPDDPDGSVRTFNFQLKAKNRIGDVVVRCALPEARTGRPVWLSLSGHPKIDSTGRFHGYRGAAKDVSVEYQRKIEDSRLAEYDSLTGLYNRHRMSRRLESLLAAYKSAKRSCALMMLDLDRFKQVNDTMGHPAGDALLQQVAERLRNIIGDRGEIGRLGGDEFQVILPDIDDRGKLGEIAEKVIQIVSQPYPIDDKRAIIGTSVGVAIAPYDGIEPDELVRASDLALYAAKNGGRGQFRFYSADLKDEEEERQLLLDDLREALAQEELQLHYQPVVRIADNMVVGMEALMRWEHEERGFVPPGTFIPVAEESSLIGPLGEWALHRACTDAMEWPGTVRVAVNVSARQFTANGFVDVVEGALQASGIDPDRLELELTESVFMGDSEATDATFAALKKLGVRLALDDFGTGYSSLSYLRSAPFDKLKVDKSFVDTCTQKDQNSAKIITAIIGLSKALGMETTVEGVEAFDQLAVVRERGGELVQGWIYSKALPQPVVLANISSGEFRIEPSGPDKHRQDRRSMFRRIGVIHGDHRYDAVIRDLSKNGAFIEGLVGVPKGTALVLDLGGGQLAVCEVARSEGAQIGVEFEQALVSDGAGGLCTRHRVSPYALAAAGMPLTSLGHGGAPPMQQSSSPPLFMQVQVGTGGG; encoded by the coding sequence ATGTCGGTCAGGTCTCTCTTCAGCCGTGCATCGGTCGAAACGCCGGTTTCGCTTACCAGCGACGGGCTGCGGCATGCGATCCTCGACGATTTCGAAGCTACCGGCATCAACTGGATCTGGGCCTCGGACGCCGACGGTGTCCTGAGCTACCTGTCGCCGGCCGCGGCCGAGGCGCTCGATATGCCGCTCGCGTCGCTGCTCGGCCAGCCGATCTCGGCCCTGTTCGAAACCGACCCCGACGATCCCGACGGATCGGTGCGGACGTTCAATTTCCAGCTCAAGGCGAAGAACCGCATCGGCGATGTCGTGGTGCGCTGCGCCCTGCCCGAAGCGCGTACGGGGCGGCCGGTCTGGCTGTCCCTGTCGGGTCATCCGAAGATCGATTCGACCGGCCGGTTCCACGGATACCGCGGCGCCGCGAAGGATGTCTCGGTCGAATACCAGCGCAAGATCGAGGACTCGCGCCTCGCCGAGTACGACTCGCTGACGGGGCTCTACAACCGCCACCGGATGAGCCGCCGGCTCGAAAGCCTGCTTGCCGCCTACAAGTCCGCCAAGCGCAGCTGCGCTTTGATGATGCTCGACCTCGACCGGTTCAAGCAGGTCAACGACACGATGGGCCATCCCGCCGGCGACGCCTTGCTGCAGCAGGTCGCCGAACGGCTGCGCAACATCATTGGCGATCGCGGAGAGATCGGCCGGCTGGGCGGCGACGAGTTCCAGGTCATCCTGCCCGACATCGACGATCGCGGTAAACTGGGCGAGATCGCGGAAAAGGTCATCCAGATCGTCTCGCAGCCCTACCCCATTGACGACAAGCGGGCGATCATCGGCACCTCGGTCGGCGTCGCGATCGCGCCCTACGACGGGATCGAGCCCGACGAGCTGGTGCGGGCATCCGACCTTGCGCTCTATGCCGCCAAGAACGGCGGGCGCGGCCAGTTCCGCTTCTATTCCGCCGATCTCAAGGATGAGGAGGAGGAGCGCCAGCTGCTCCTCGACGACCTGCGCGAGGCGCTGGCGCAGGAAGAGCTCCAGCTGCACTACCAGCCGGTCGTGCGTATCGCCGACAACATGGTCGTGGGCATGGAAGCGCTGATGCGCTGGGAACACGAGGAACGCGGGTTCGTGCCGCCCGGCACCTTCATCCCGGTCGCCGAGGAATCGAGCCTGATCGGCCCGTTGGGCGAATGGGCTCTGCACCGCGCGTGCACCGACGCGATGGAGTGGCCCGGCACCGTGCGGGTGGCGGTCAACGTTTCCGCGCGCCAGTTCACGGCCAACGGTTTCGTCGACGTCGTGGAAGGCGCGCTGCAGGCTTCGGGCATCGACCCCGACCGGCTCGAACTCGAACTGACCGAGAGCGTCTTCATGGGCGACAGCGAGGCGACCGACGCGACCTTCGCCGCGCTTAAGAAACTGGGCGTGCGGCTGGCGCTCGACGATTTCGGGACCGGCTATTCGTCATTGAGCTACCTTCGCTCGGCTCCGTTCGACAAGCTGAAGGTGGACAAGAGCTTCGTCGATACCTGCACCCAGAAAGACCAGAACAGCGCCAAGATCATCACCGCGATCATCGGCCTGTCGAAGGCGCTGGGCATGGAGACCACGGTCGAGGGCGTGGAGGCATTCGACCAGCTCGCGGTCGTGCGCGAACGCGGCGGCGAACTGGTGCAGGGGTGGATTTACTCCAAGGCCCTGCCGCAGCCAGTCGTGCTCGCGAACATATCGTCGGGCGAATTCCGGATCGAGCCGAGCGGGCCCGACAAGCACCGGCAGGACCGCCGGTCGATGTTCCGCCGCATCGGCGTGATTCACGGCGATCACCGCTACGACGCGGTCATTCGCGACCTCAGCAAGAACGGCGCCTTCATCGAAGGGCTGGTCGGCGTGCCGAAGGGCACCGCCCTGGTGCTCGACCTTGGCGGAGGACAGCTTGCGGTGTGTGAAGTCGCCCGCTCGGAAGGCGCGCAGATCGGCGTGGAGTTCGAACAAGCGCTCGTCAGCGACGGCGCGGGCGGCCTGTGCACCCGGCACCGCGTCAGCCCCTACGCCCTGGCCGCCGCGGGCATGCCCCTCACCTCGCTCGGCCACGGCGGCGCACCGCCAATGCAGCAATCGTCGTCCCCGCCCCTGTTCATGCAGGTCCAGGTCGGCACCGGCGGCGGCTGA